One window of the Camelina sativa cultivar DH55 chromosome 1, Cs, whole genome shotgun sequence genome contains the following:
- the LOC104790215 gene encoding glyoxylate/succinic semialdehyde reductase 1, protein MEVGFLGLGIMGKAMSMNLLKNGFKVTVWNRTLSKCDELVEHGASVCETPAEVIKKCKYTIAMLSDPSAALSVVFDKDGVLEQICEGKGYIDMSTVDAETSLKINEAITGKGGRFIEGPVSGSKKPAEDGQLIILAAGDKALFEESIPAFNVLGKKSFYLGQVGNGAKMKLIVNMIMGSMMNAFSEGLVLADKSGLSSDTLLDILDLGAMTNPMFKGKGPSMNKSSYPPAFPLKHQQKDMRLALALGDENAVSMPVAAAANEAFKKARSLGLGDLDFSAVIEAVKFSRE, encoded by the exons ATGGAAGTAGGGTTTTTGGGTTTGGGTATCATGGGAAAGGCCATGTCAATGAATCTATTGAAGAATGGATTCAAAGTGACTGTATGGAACAGAACACTCTCCAAG TGTGATGAACTTGTGGAGCATGGAGCTTCAGTATGTGAGACTCCAGCTGAAGTGATCAAGAAATGCAAATACACTATTGCTATGCTCTCTGATCCTTCTGCTGCTCTTTCG GTTGTTTTCGACAAAGACGGTGTTTTGGAGCAAATCTGTGAAGGAAAAGGGTATATAGATATGTCAACAGTTGATGCAGAGACTTCTTTAAAGATTAATGAG GCAATCACTGGGAAGGGTGGTCGGTTTATAGAAGGTCCGGTTTCAGGTAGCAAAAAGCCAGCTGAAGATGGCCAACTCATTATCCTTGCTGCTGGTGACAAG gcGCTCTTCGAGGAATCAATACCAGCTTTTAACGTCTTGGGGAAGAAGTCGTTTTACTTGGGACAAGTTGGAAACGGAGCTAAAATGAAACTAATAGTGAACATGATTATGGGAAG CATGATGAATGCGTTCTCCGAGGGGCTTGTATTGGCTGACAAGAGTGGCCTTAGCTCTGACACTCTTCTGGATATCCTG GATCTTGGAGCAATGACCAACCCGATGTTCAAGGGCAAAGGACCTTCCATGAATAAGAGCAGTTACCCACCAGCATTTCCACTGAAACATCAGCAGAAAGACATGAGACTAGCTCTTGCTCTTGGCGATGAAAATGCTGTTTCCATGCCTGTAGCCGCAGCTGCAAATGAG GCTTTTAAGAAGGCGAGAAGCTTGGGACTTGGAGATCTCGACTTCTCTGCTGTGATTGAAGCTGTCAAATTCTCCCGGGAATAG
- the LOC104790235 gene encoding uncharacterized protein LOC104790235, translating into MASIAGRSFGVPSTRISITTPTLSSSSLFPPLTLQSGNKKDNQLRCSVQESSTTSAVATEKKEKEKEESTVAVPAKKLKPAAAKAAAVAKPLRQMMEEDVIPPLIAILEAQDDISELDLSFQEDTKLEGFFLKKGIPYSFWAFFPTGNLTGAKGFSISSHGSGPSTVEPFLVDERKPTANHVVFWVEKRLAAQGIIPVWDQ; encoded by the exons ATGGCATCAATAGCAGGACGATCATTTGGAGTCCCCAGCACTCGTATCTCCATAACTACCCCAACtctgtcttcctcttctttgtttccaCCACTAACATTG CAATCAGGTAATAAAAAGGACAACCAATTGCGGTGTTCTGTGCAAGAATCTTCAACTACTTCTGCTG TTGCTAccgaaaagaaagaaaaagaaaaagaagagtcaaCTGTGGCGGTTCCGGCAAAGAAACTTAAACCCGCCGCTGCGAAAGCGGCTGCAGTTGCGAAACCGCTGAGACAGATGATGGAAGAAGACGTGATTCCTCCTTTAATAGCCATTCTTGAAGCTCAAGATGATATCTCTGAGTTAGATTTATCTTTTCAAGAAGATACTAAG CTCGAAGGTTTTTTCTTGAAGAAAGGTATTCCATATTCCTTTTGGGCCTTCTTCCCCACTGGAAACCTCACAG GAGCAAAAGGATTTTCAATTTCATCTCACGGGTCAGGTCCAAGCACCGTGGAACCTTTTCTGGTCGACGAGAGGAAACCAACTGCAAACCACGTTGTGTTTTGGGTCGAGAAGCGCCTCGCTGCACAAGGGATCATTCCCGTTTGGGACCAATGA
- the LOC104790225 gene encoding protein DETOXIFICATION 1-like, translating into MEEPFLDRDELVTCKATWQSGQLTAELKRVTRLAAPMATVTIAQYLLPVISVMVAGHNGELQLSGVALATSFTNVTGFSIMYGLVGALETLCGQAYGAKQYEKIGTYTYSAIASNIPICFIISIIWFYIENILISLGQDPDISRIAGSYAFWLIPVLFAQAIVIPLTRFLLTQGLVLPLLYTAVTTLLFHVFVCWVFVLVFVLGSNGPAMATSVSFWFYAVILSCYVRFSSSCEKTRGFVSEDFVSCVKQFFQYGVPSAAMICLEWWLFELLILCSGLLSNPKLETSVLSICLTTETLHYVISSGVAAAVSTRVSNNLGAGNPQVARVSVLAGLCLWLVESAFFSILLFTFRNIIGYAFSNSKEVVDYVADLSPLLCLSFILDGFTAVLNGVARGSGWQHIGAWNNIFSYYLVGAPVGVYLAFRHDLNGKGLWCGVVIGSTVQATVLAIVTASMNWKEQAEKARKRIVSTENELA; encoded by the exons ATGGAAGAGCCATTTCTTGACCGAGACGAGCTGGTCACTTGTAAAGCCACATGGCAAAGTGGTCAGCTCACCGCCGAGCTGAAGAGAGTGACCCGCTTGGCCGCTCCTATGGCCACCGTGACCATTGCTCAGTACTTATTGCCTGTCATCTCAGTCATGGTCGCTGGTCACAACGGCGAGCTTCAGCTCTCGGGCGTCGCTCTTGCTACCTCTTTCACAAACGTCACTGGTTTCAGCATTATG tatgGATTAGTGGGTGCACTAGAAACTCTTTGTGGCCAAGCTTATGGAGCCAAGCAATACGAAAAAATCGGAACTTACACATACTCTGCAATTGCTTCCAACATACCAATTTGTTTCATCATATCAATTATTTGGTTTTACATCGAAAACATCTTGATTTCTCTCGGACAAGACCCTGACATATCAAGAATCGCTGGCTCCTACGCCTTTTGGCTCATACCGGTTTTGTTCGCCCAAGCGATTGTTATACCCTTGACTCGGTTTCTACTGACACAAGGGTTGGTTCTCCCTCTTCTCTACACTGCCGTGACCACCCTTTTGTTCcacgtttttgtttgttgggttTTCGTTTTGGTGTTTGTTCTGGGAAGCAATGGACCTGCCATGGCTACTAGTGTGTCTTTCTGGTTTTACGCTGTGATACTCTCATGTTATGTGAGATTCTCCAGCTCTTGTGAGAAGACTAGAGGATTTGTGTCCGAAGATTTTGTGTCTTGTGTTAAGCAGTTCTTTCAATACGGAGTCCCATCAGCTGCAATGATTTG CTTAGAATGGTGGCTATTTGAGCTACTAATACTCTGCTCAGGTCTTCTCTCTAACCCAAAACTCGAAACCTCTGTTCTCTCAATATG TCTTACTACAGAAACTTTGCACTATGTGATTTCATCCGGAGTTGCGGCAGCTGTGAG CACACGGGTCTCAAACAATTTGGGAGCTGGGAATCCACAAGTTGCTAGGGTTTCAGTATTGGCAGGGCTTTGTCTCTGGCTGGTAGAGTCAGCTTTCTTTAGCATACTTCTCTTCACCTTCAGGAACATCATAGGCTACGCATTCAGTAATAGCAAAGAAGTTGTGGACTATGTGGCTGACTTATCTCCTCTGCTCTGTCTCTCCTTTATCCTCGACGGCTTCACTGCAGTTCTTAATGGTGTTGCTAGGGGAAGTGGTTGGCAACACATTGGAGCTTGgaacaatattttctcttatTATCTCGTAGGAGCTCCTGTTGGAGTTTACTTAGCTTTCAGGCATGATCTTAACGGTAAAGGACTGTGGTGCGGTGTTGTGATTGGATCCACTGTGCAAGCCACTGTATTGGCTATTGTCACAGCTTCCATGAATTGGAAGGAACAG GCTGAGAAGGCGAGGAAGAGAATAGTATCAACTGAAAATGAACTAGCATAA
- the LOC104790242 gene encoding protein DETOXIFICATION 3: protein MVSCSTRVSNKLGAGIPQVARVSVFAGLCLWLVESALFTTLLFTFRNIIGYTFSNSKEVVDYVAELSPLLCLSFILDSFTAVLNGVARGSGWQHIGALNNVVAYYLVGAPVGIYLAFSRELNGKGLWCGVVVGSAVQAIILTIVTASINWKEQAEKARKRIVSAENGLA from the exons ATGGTTTCTTGCAGCACACGCGTGTCAAACAAATTGGGAGCTGGGATTCCTCAAGTTGCTAGGGTTTCAGTATTTGCAGGGCTTTGTCTCTGGCTAGTAGAGTCAGCTTTATTTACCACACTTCTCTTTACCTTCCGGAACATCATAGGCTACACATTCAGCAACAGCAAAGAAGTTGTGGACTATGTGGCTGAACTATCTCCTTTGCTCTGTCTTTCCTTCATCCTCGATAGCTTCACTGCCGTTCTCAATGGGGTTGCTAGGGGAAGTGGCTGGCAACACATTGGAGCTTTGAACAACGTGGTAGCTTATTACCTCGTAGGAGCTCCGGTTGGAATTTACTTAGCTTTCAGTCGTGAGTTAAACGGAAAAGGACTTTGGTGTGGTGTTGTGGTAGGATCCGCTGTGCAAGCCATTATACTGACTATCGTCACAGCTTCCATAAACTGGAAGGAACAG GCTGAGAAGGCTAGAAAGAGAATAGTCTCAGCTGAAAATGGATTGGCTTAA
- the LOC104707916 gene encoding protein DETOXIFICATION 3-like — MKGKSFKTKKTTMEEPFLPQDEQLVPGKTTWQSGQLYVELKKVSRLAAPMATVTIAQYLLPVISVMIAGHNGELQLSGVALATSFTNVSGFSIMFGLVGALETLCGQAYGAKQYEKIGTYTYAAIASNIPICVLISVLWIYIEKLLISLGQDPDISRVAGSYALWLIPALFAHAIVIPLTRFLLAQGLVLPLLYTTLTTLLFHIPVCWALVFGFGLESNGAAMAIGVSFWFYAVMLSCYVRFSSSCKKTRGFMSEDFVSCVKQFFQYGVPSAAMTCLEWWLFELLILCSGLLPNPKLETSVLSICLTTASLHYVIPAGVAAAVSTRVSNKLGAGIPQVARVSVFAGLCLWLVESALFTTLLFTFRNIIGYTFSNSKEVVDYVAELSPLLCLSFILDSFTAVLNGVARGSGWQHIGALNNVVAYYLVGAPVGIYLAFSRELNGKGLWCGVVVGSAVQAIILTIVTASINWKEQAEKARKRIVSAENGHLSSN; from the exons ATGAAAGGCAAATCTTTCAAGACAAAGAAGACGACAATGGAAGAGCCATTTCTTCCGCAAGACGAGCAGCTGGTCCCCGGTAAAACCACATGGCAAAGTGGTCAGCTCTACGTCGAGCTGAAGAAAGTGAGCCGCTTGGCCGCTCCTATGGCCACCGTGACCATTGCTCAGTACTTGTTGCCTGTCATCTCAGTCATGATAGCTGGTCACAACGGCGAGCTCCAGCTCTCCGGCGTCGCTCTTGCAACCTCCTTCACAAATGTCTCCGGTTTTAGCATTATG TTTGGGTTAGTGGGTGCACTAGAAACTCTTTGTGGCCAAGCGTATGGAGCAAAACAATACGAAAAAATTGGAACCTACACATACGCTGCAATAGCTTCCAACATCCCTATTTGTGTCCTCATATCAGTTCTATGGATTTACATCGAAAAGCTTTTAATCTCTCTCGGACAAGACCCTGACATATCCAGAGTCGCTGGCTCCTACGCCTTGTGGCTCATACCGGCTTTATTCGCCCACGCGATTGTCATACCACTGACCCGCTTTCTTCTGGCACAAGGGTTGGTTCTTCCCCTGCTCTACACTACCCTGACCACCCTTTTGTTCCACATCCCGGTTTGCTGGGCTTTGGTTTTCGGGTTTGGTCTGGAAAGTAATGGAGCTGCCATGGCTATTGGTGTGTCTTTCTGGTTTTACGCTGTGATGCTCTCATGTTATGTGAGATTCTCCAGCTCTTGCAAGAAGACTCGCGGATTTATGTCTGAAGATTTTGTGTCTTGTGTCAAGCAGTTCTTCCAATATGGAGTACCATCAGCTGCAATGACTTG CCTAGAATGGTGGCTGTTTGAGCTGCTCATACTCTGTTCAGGTCTTCTACCAAACCCGAAACTCGAGACCTCTGTCCTTTCAATTTG TCTTACAACAGCAAGTTTGCACTATGTGATTCCAGCTGGAGTCGCGGCGGCTGTGAG CACACGCGTGTCAAACAAATTGGGAGCTGGGATTCCTCAAGTTGCTAGGGTTTCAGTATTTGCAGGGCTTTGTCTCTGGCTAGTAGAGTCAGCTTTATTTACCACACTTCTCTTTACCTTCCGGAACATCATAGGCTACACATTCAGCAACAGCAAAGAAGTTGTGGACTATGTGGCTGAACTATCTCCTTTGCTCTGTCTTTCCTTCATCCTCGATAGCTTCACTGCCGTTCTCAATGGGGTTGCTAGGGGAAGTGGCTGGCAACACATTGGAGCTTTGAACAACGTGGTAGCTTATTACCTCGTAGGAGCTCCGGTTGGAATTTACTTAGCTTTCAGTCGTGAGTTAAACGGAAAAGGACTTTGGTGTGGTGTTGTGGTAGGATCCGCTGTGCAAGCCATTATACTGACTATCGTCACAGCTTCCATAAACTGGAAGGAACAG GCTGAGAAGGCTAGAAAGAGAATAGTCTCAGCTGAAAATGGNCATCTCTCCAGCAAT